One Candidatus Eisenbacteria bacterium DNA window includes the following coding sequences:
- a CDS encoding FKBP-type peptidyl-prolyl cis-trans isomerase has translation MKTSIVLSVLALSLALLGCNRPKSSGSSTSTGASAQTPAGDASPTSPSTAGAAGEVIMMPNGIRLQDLVIGQGAEALTGKQIAVHYTGTYPDGREFDTSRRGGQPYAFILGAGKVIQGWDEGLVGMRVGGRRLLTVPAALAYGDRGHPAGIPPNATLLFDVELMEVK, from the coding sequence ATGAAGACCTCGATCGTTCTCAGTGTGCTCGCGTTGTCGCTCGCGCTGCTCGGTTGCAACCGGCCGAAATCCTCTGGCAGCTCAACGTCCACTGGTGCGTCCGCTCAGACGCCCGCCGGCGATGCCTCGCCGACTTCACCTTCCACCGCGGGTGCCGCCGGAGAGGTGATCATGATGCCGAACGGAATCAGGCTGCAGGACCTGGTGATCGGTCAGGGCGCCGAAGCCCTCACCGGCAAGCAGATCGCGGTGCACTACACCGGCACCTACCCGGACGGCCGCGAGTTCGACACCTCACGCAGGGGCGGTCAGCCGTACGCGTTCATCCTCGGAGCCGGAAAGGTCATCCAGGGCTGGGACGAGGGTCTGGTGGGCATGCGGGTCGGCGGTCGCCGATTGCTCACGGTGCCGGCGGCGCTCGCCTATGGGGACCGCGGTCATCCGGCCGGAATCCCGCCCAATGCAACGCTGCTGTTCGACGTCGAGCTGATGGAAGTGAAGTGA
- a CDS encoding polyphosphate kinase 2 family protein, whose amino-acid sequence MRVRPKGAPLAGRKSDDTPGCDDKKRAGALLEANRARLELLQNRLHAESRRSLLVVLQGMDTSGKDGAIRHALTAFNPLGCYAYAFGVPSEVERSHDFLWRIHQVVPAAGEVAIFNRSHYEDVLVVRVKELVPRAVWSRRYDAINAFEHELAERGTTVLKFFLHISREEQRERLLARVHDPEKHWKFREGDLEDRERWSEFRAAYSDALARCNTAWAPWYVIPADRKWYRDLAISQIVADALERMDPRTPAVTLDVPRLEKRLAP is encoded by the coding sequence CTGCGCGTGCGACCGAAGGGTGCGCCGCTCGCGGGACGCAAGAGCGACGACACGCCGGGCTGCGACGACAAGAAGCGAGCGGGCGCGCTGCTCGAGGCGAATCGTGCGCGCCTCGAGCTGCTGCAGAACCGGCTCCACGCCGAGAGCCGCCGATCGCTGCTGGTGGTGCTGCAGGGCATGGACACCTCGGGCAAGGACGGCGCGATCCGTCATGCGTTGACCGCGTTCAACCCCCTCGGATGCTATGCGTACGCCTTCGGAGTGCCGAGCGAAGTCGAGCGCTCGCACGACTTCCTGTGGCGCATTCATCAGGTGGTGCCGGCGGCGGGTGAGGTCGCGATCTTCAATCGTTCGCACTACGAGGACGTGCTGGTGGTGCGAGTGAAGGAACTGGTGCCGCGCGCGGTGTGGTCGCGCCGCTATGACGCGATCAATGCGTTCGAGCACGAGCTCGCCGAGCGCGGCACCACGGTGCTCAAGTTCTTTCTGCACATCTCGCGCGAGGAGCAGCGCGAGCGCCTGCTCGCGCGCGTCCACGATCCCGAGAAGCACTGGAAGTTCCGTGAGGGCGACCTCGAGGATCGCGAGCGCTGGAGCGAGTTCCGCGCCGCCTACTCCGATGCGCTGGCGCGCTGCAACACGGCGTGGGCTCCGTGGTATGTGATCCCAGCGGATCGCAAGTGGTACCGAGACCTGGCGATCTCACAGATCGTGGCCGACGCGCTCGAGCGCATGGATCCCAGGACTCCGGCGGTGACGCTCGACGTGCCGCGACTCGAGAAGCGCCTCGCCCCCTAG
- a CDS encoding NAD(P)-binding domain-containing protein: protein MTENLRRFARWLHLRWPAGTVEPLPEVGLDGSTAVPGLYVAGDLTGVPLLKFALDSGARVARTIANDPLMRARSNDASVPDLLVIGAGVSGLAAAAEAQALGLSYRVIEAAEPLATLIDFPRAKPIFTYPHGWQPAGAVQVGAKIKEALVDELRSQTEALGIVTTPGRVTRVSRDGDRMTAHMADGETVHARRVLVAIGRSGEFRPLESAPVSSGKVFHRLHDPNDHRGLDVLVVGGGDSALESAIALAECGARVTLSYRKQSFARPKRENLARLESLAREGRLQLALGSTVSEVRADEVVLKNRDGESTTIPNHVVFAMLGRAAPLEFFRRSGVPIAGEMTPRRWAAMGAFVLFCAWLYNWKSGGWFSELWYQRHWFPTNLPELLARAGGAITTAAADPGTLLGTLAISASGPSFWYTLAYSTVVTVFGIQRIQRRRTPYITAQTLTLIAVQVVPLFLLPEVILPLMDRHGWLPRTLADALFPVVTYGHGREFWRAYGLILAWPLNVYNIFTHEPLWAWIAIGGLQTLVLIPLGIYFFGKGVYCGWICSCGALAETLGDTHRHKMPHGPGWNRLNLAGQGILAIALALLVLRIVGWILPDGNAIDRVFDPVLKERYKWLVDVFLAGVVGYGVYFWYSGRFWCRFFCPLAALMHIYARFSRFAIVADKKKCISCNVCTSVCHQGIDVMSFANQGAPMQDPQCVRCSACVQSCPTGVLTFGQVRRDGSLISIDSLLASPVQMRERD, encoded by the coding sequence ATGACTGAGAACTTGCGCCGCTTCGCTCGCTGGCTGCACTTGCGGTGGCCGGCCGGCACCGTCGAACCGCTGCCCGAGGTGGGGCTCGACGGCTCGACTGCGGTGCCGGGCCTCTACGTGGCGGGTGATCTCACCGGCGTGCCGCTGCTCAAGTTCGCGCTCGATTCGGGAGCGCGAGTGGCGCGCACGATCGCGAACGACCCGCTCATGCGCGCGCGCTCGAATGACGCGTCGGTTCCCGATCTGCTGGTGATCGGCGCCGGCGTTTCCGGGTTGGCGGCAGCGGCCGAAGCGCAGGCGCTGGGGCTCTCGTATCGCGTGATCGAAGCTGCCGAGCCGCTCGCGACGCTGATCGATTTTCCGCGCGCCAAACCGATCTTCACCTACCCGCACGGCTGGCAGCCCGCAGGGGCCGTGCAGGTCGGCGCGAAAATCAAGGAGGCGCTCGTCGACGAGCTGCGCTCGCAGACCGAGGCGCTGGGAATCGTCACCACGCCAGGCCGCGTGACGCGCGTGAGCCGCGACGGCGACCGAATGACCGCGCACATGGCCGACGGCGAAACGGTACACGCACGTCGCGTGCTGGTCGCGATCGGACGGAGCGGCGAGTTTCGTCCGCTCGAGTCGGCACCGGTTTCGAGCGGCAAGGTCTTCCATCGGCTCCACGACCCGAACGACCACCGCGGCCTCGACGTGCTGGTGGTCGGCGGCGGCGACTCGGCGCTCGAGAGCGCGATCGCGCTGGCCGAGTGCGGCGCGCGCGTCACGCTCTCCTATCGAAAGCAGTCGTTCGCGCGCCCCAAGCGCGAGAACCTCGCGCGTCTCGAATCACTCGCGCGCGAAGGCCGGCTCCAACTGGCGCTCGGCTCGACCGTGAGCGAAGTGCGCGCAGACGAGGTGGTACTGAAGAACCGCGATGGCGAGTCCACCACGATCCCGAATCACGTGGTGTTCGCCATGCTCGGCCGCGCGGCGCCGCTCGAGTTCTTCCGCCGATCGGGCGTCCCGATCGCAGGCGAGATGACGCCGCGGCGCTGGGCCGCGATGGGCGCGTTCGTGCTGTTCTGCGCGTGGCTCTACAACTGGAAGTCGGGCGGATGGTTCTCGGAGCTTTGGTACCAGCGCCACTGGTTCCCCACCAATCTTCCCGAGTTGCTGGCGCGAGCCGGTGGAGCGATCACGACCGCCGCCGCAGATCCCGGCACCCTGCTCGGTACGCTGGCGATCAGCGCTTCGGGGCCCTCGTTCTGGTACACGCTTGCCTACTCGACGGTCGTCACGGTGTTCGGCATTCAGCGCATCCAGCGGCGGCGCACGCCCTACATCACGGCGCAGACGCTCACCCTGATCGCCGTTCAAGTGGTTCCGCTGTTCCTGCTGCCCGAAGTAATCCTGCCGCTCATGGATCGCCACGGCTGGCTGCCGCGAACACTCGCTGACGCATTGTTCCCGGTTGTCACCTACGGTCATGGTCGCGAGTTCTGGCGCGCCTACGGGCTGATCCTCGCGTGGCCGCTCAACGTCTACAACATCTTCACGCACGAACCGCTGTGGGCGTGGATCGCGATCGGCGGGCTGCAGACGCTGGTGCTGATCCCGCTCGGCATCTACTTCTTCGGCAAAGGCGTCTACTGCGGCTGGATCTGTTCGTGCGGCGCACTGGCCGAAACGCTCGGTGATACACATCGTCACAAGATGCCGCACGGTCCGGGTTGGAATCGCCTCAACCTCGCGGGTCAGGGCATCCTCGCAATCGCCCTCGCGTTGCTGGTGCTGCGCATCGTGGGCTGGATACTGCCCGACGGCAACGCGATCGATCGCGTCTTCGACCCGGTGCTCAAGGAACGCTACAAGTGGCTGGTCGATGTGTTTCTCGCCGGTGTCGTCGGCTACGGCGTGTACTTCTGGTACTCGGGACGCTTCTGGTGCCGGTTCTTCTGCCCGCTCGCCGCACTCATGCACATCTACGCACGCTTCAGCCGCTTCGCGATCGTCGCCGACAAGAAGAAGTGCATCTCATGCAATGTGTGCACTTCGGTGTGTCACCAGGGCATCGACGTGATGAGCTTCGCGAATCAGGGCGCGCCCATGCAGGACCCCCAGTGCGTGCGCTGTTCGGCGTGCGTGCAGAGCTGCCCGACCGGCGTGCTGACGTTCGGACAGGTGCGCAGGGACGGCAGCCTGATCTCGATCGACTCGCTGCTGGCGTCGCCGGTCCAGATGCGCGAGCGCGACTAG